A stretch of Brassica napus cultivar Da-Ae chromosome C6, Da-Ae, whole genome shotgun sequence DNA encodes these proteins:
- the LOC106352128 gene encoding receptor-like serine/threonine-protein kinase SD1-8: MKGVQNIYHHSYTFSFLLVFLFLNLFHPALSIYVNTLSSSESLTISSNRTLVSHGGVFELGFFKPLGRSRWYLGIWYKKVSQKTYAWVANRDSPLSNSIGTLKISGNNLVLLGQSNNTVWSTNLTRENVRSPVIAELLPNGNFVMRYSSNKDSSGFLWQSFDFPTDTLLPEMKLGYDFKTGRNRFLTSWRSYDDPSSGKFTYELDIQRGLPEFILINRFLNQRVVMQRSGPWNGIEFNGIPEVQGLNYMVYNYTENSEEIAYTFHMTNQSIYSRLTVTDYALNRYTRIPPSWGWSMFWSLPTDVCDSLYFCGSYSYCDLNTSPYCNCIRGFVPKNRQRWDLRDGSHGCVRRTQMSCSGDGFLRLNNMKLPDTKTATVDRTTDVKKCEEKCLSDCNCTSFATADVRNGGLGCVFWTGDLVEIRKQAVVGQDLYVRLNAADLASGEKRDRTKKIIGWSIGVTVMLILSVIVFCFWRRRQKQAKADATPIVGNQVLMNEVVLPRKKINFSGEDEVENLELSLEFEAVVTATEHFSDFNKVGKGGFGVVYKGRLVDGQEIAVKRLSEMSAQGTDEFMNEVRLIAKLQHNNLVRLLGCCVYEGEKILIYEYLENLSLDSHLFDETRSCMLNWQMRFDIINGIARGLLYLHQDSRFRIIHRDLKASNVLLDKDMTPKISDFGMARIFGRDETEADTRKVVGTYGYMSPEYAMNGTFSMKSDVFSFGVLLLEIISGKRNKGFCDSDSNLNLLGCVWRNWKEGQGLEIVDRVIIDSSSPTFRPREILRCLQIGLLCVQERVEDRPMMSSVVLMLGSETALIPQPKQPGYCVSQSSLETYSSWSKLRDDENWTVNQITMSIIDAR; the protein is encoded by the exons ATGAAAGGGGTACAGAACATTTACCACCATTCTTACACCTTCTCGTTCTTGCTAGTCTTCCTTTTCTTGAATCTATTTCATCCTGCCCTTTCGATCTATGTCAACACTTTGTCGTCTTCAGAGTCTCTCACAATCTCGAGCAATAGAACACTTGTATCTCACGGTGGAGTCTTCGAGCTTGGTTTCTTCAAACCCTTGGGACGGTCGCGTTGGTATCTCGGAATATGGTATAAGAAAGTCTCCCAGAAAACCTACGCATGGGTCGCCAACAGAGACAGCCCTCTCTCCAATTCCATTGGAACCCTCAAAATCTCTGGCAACAATCTTGTCCTGCTAGGTCAGTCTAATAACACTGTTTGGTCGACAAATCTTACTAGAGAAAATGTGAGATCACCAGTGATAGCAGAGCTTCTTCCCAACGGTAATTTTGTAATGAGATACTCCAGCAACAAAGACTCAAGTGGATTCTTGTGGCAGAGTTTCGATTTTCCGACAGATACTTTACTTCCGGAGATGAAACTAGGTTACGATTTCAAAACAGGGCGCAACAGGTTCCTTACATCATGGAGATCCTATGATGATCCGTCAAGCGGGAAATTCACCTACGAACTGGACATACAAAGGGGATTGCCTGAGTTTATTCTTATAAATCGATTTTTGAATCAACGTGTTGTAATGCAAAGGAGCGGTCCTTGGAATGGAATCGAGTTTAATGGCATACCGGAGGTGCAAGGATTAAATTACATGGTTTACAATTATACGGAGAACAGTGAGGAGATCGCTTACACGTTCCATATGACCAACCAAAGCATCTACTCCAGATTGACAGTCACTGACTATGCACTCAATCGATACACGCGGATCCCGCCATCATGGGGATGGAGCATGTTCTGGAGTTTACCAACGGACGTGTGCGATTCTCTTTACTTCTGTGGATCTTATTCTTACTGTGACCTAAACACGTCACCTTACTGTAACTGTATTAGAGGGTTCGTTCCCAAGAACCGGCAGCGGTGGGACTTGAGAGACGGATCACATGGGTGTGTGAGGAGGACTCAGATGAGCTGTAGTGGAGATGGGTTTTTGCGGCTAAACAATATGAAGTTGCCGGATACTAAGACGGCGACTGTGGATCGGACAACTGATGTGAAAAAATGTGAAGAGAAGTGTCTTAGCGATTGTAACTGTACGTCGTTTGCGACTGCAGATGTTCGAAACGGCGGATTGGGTTGTGTGTTTTGGACCGGAGATCTCGTTGAGATCCGGAAACAAGCCGTCGTTGGTCAAGATCTTTACGTCAGATTGAATGCTGCTGATCTAG CCTCGGGTGAGAAGAGAGACCGAACTAAAAAAATCATAGGTTGGAGTATTGGAGTCACCGTTATGCTTATTCTGAGTGTTATCGTGTTCTGCTTTTGGAGGAGAAGACAGAAGCAAGCAAAAGCAGATGCAACACCTATTG TGGGAAATCAAGTTCTAATGAACGAGGTGGTGTTACCAAGAAAGAAGATAAATTTTTCTGGTGAGGACGAAGTAGAAAATTTGGAACTTTCATTGGAGTTTGAAGCTGTTGTCACAGCCACCGAACATTTCTCTGATTTTAACAAGGTCGGAAAAGGTGGTTTTGGTGTTGTTTACAAG GGAAGGTTAGTTGACGGGCAAGAAATTGCAGTTAAGAGACTATCAGAAATGTCAGCTCAAGGTACCGATGAGTTCATGAACGAAGTCAGGCTAATTGCAAAGCTTCAGCACAATAATCTTGTCCGACTTCTTGGCTGTTGTGTTTATGAGGGCGAGAAGATCTTAATTTACGAGTACTTGGAGAATCTAAGCCTCGACTCTCATCTCTTTG ATGAAACCAGGAGCTGTATGTTAAATTGGCAAATGAGATTTGATATTATCAATGGTATTGCCCGAGGGCTTCTGTATCTTCACCAAGATTCACGGTTTAGAATCATCCATAGGGATTTGAAAGCAAGCAATGTCTTGCTTGATAAAGATATGACCCCAAAAATTTCAGACTTCGGAATGGCAAGGATCTTTGGACGGGATGAGACGGAAGCTGACACGAGGAAGGTGGTCGGAACTTA TGGCTACATGTCTCCAGAATATGCGATGAACGGGACATTCTCGATGAAGTCAGATGTGTTCAGTTTTGGGGTCTTGCTTCTTGAAATTATAAGTGGCAAGAGGAACAAAGGCTTCTGCGACTCGGATAGTAATCTTAATCTTCTCGGATGT GTGTGGAGGAATTGGAAAGAAGGTCAAGGTCTAGAGATAGTAGACAGGGTCATCATAGATTCTTCATCACCAACGTTCAGGCCACGTGAAATCTTAAGATGCTTACAAATTGGCCTCTTGTGTGTTCAAGAACGTGTAGAGGATAGACCAATGATGTCGTCAGTAGTTTTGATGCTCGGAAGTGAAACTGCATTGATTCCTCAACCTAAACAGCCAGGTTATTGCGTCAGCCAAAGTTCTCTTGAAACTTATTCTAGTTGGAGTAAACTGCGTGACGATGAAAATTGGACAGTGAACCAAATCACCATGTCGATCATTGACGCTCGGTAA